A genomic window from Flavobacterium sp. I3-2 includes:
- a CDS encoding TraG family conjugative transposon ATPase produces the protein MRNVAKTATLENKFPLLAVENNCILSKDADITACFEVRLPELFTVASAEYEAIHSAWHKAIKTLPDFTVIHKQDWYIKENYAPDLAQEDQSFLSKSYQRHFNERPFLNHYCYLFLTKTTKNRMRMQSNFSSLCKGTLIPKEINKETIHRFMEAVAQFERIVNDSGFISLRRLTEDEIIGTDETQGLLEQYLTLSRENGTAMQDIALSSEEVRIGNKRLSLHTLSDTDDLPATVSADTRFEKLSTDRSDCRLSFAAPVGLLLSCNHIYNQYLFLDNSEDNLQKFEKSARNMHSLARYSRANQINKEWIEKYLNEAHSFGLSSVRAHYNIMAWSEDPKELKQLKNDCGSALALMECKPRHNTTDVATLYWAGMPGNAGDFPSEESFYTFIEPALCFFTEETNYHNSPSPFGIKMADRLTGKPIHLDISDLPMKRGIITNRNKFILGPSGSGKSFFTNHMVRQYYEQGAHVLLVDTGNSYQGLCELIKGKTKGEDGVYFTYTEDNPIAFNPFYTDDGVFDIEKRESIKTLILTLWKRDDEPPTRSEEVALSNAVSGYIDRIKSEGFFPSFNGFYEYVKGDYRKVLEEKQVREKDFDIANFLNVLEPYYKGGEYDYLLNSDKQLDLLSKRFIVFEIDAIKDHKILFPIVTIIIMEVFINKMRRLKGIRKLILIEEAWKAIAKEGMAEYIKYLFKTVRKFFGEAIVVTQEVDDIIQSPIVKESIINNSDCKILLDQRKYMNKFDDIQAMLGLTEKEKAQVLSINMNNDASRLYKEVWIGLGGTHSAVYATEVSLEEYLVRP, from the coding sequence ATGAGAAATGTAGCTAAGACAGCCACATTGGAAAACAAATTTCCTTTGTTGGCAGTAGAGAACAACTGCATTCTTTCTAAAGATGCGGACATTACCGCCTGCTTTGAAGTACGATTGCCAGAACTGTTTACCGTTGCGTCGGCAGAATACGAAGCTATCCATTCCGCTTGGCATAAAGCAATCAAAACTTTACCAGACTTTACCGTCATTCACAAACAGGATTGGTACATCAAAGAAAACTACGCTCCCGATCTGGCACAGGAAGATCAGAGTTTTTTGTCAAAATCCTACCAACGGCATTTCAATGAGCGACCGTTTCTGAACCATTATTGCTATCTGTTTTTGACCAAGACGACCAAGAATAGAATGCGTATGCAAAGCAACTTTAGTTCGCTTTGTAAGGGTACACTTATTCCAAAGGAAATCAATAAGGAAACGATACACCGGTTTATGGAAGCGGTGGCACAGTTTGAGCGGATTGTGAATGATAGCGGATTTATAAGCCTACGACGTTTGACCGAAGACGAAATCATCGGTACGGACGAAACACAGGGATTGTTGGAGCAATACCTAACGCTATCAAGAGAAAACGGAACGGCAATGCAGGACATAGCACTAAGTTCTGAAGAAGTCCGTATCGGAAATAAAAGGTTATCTCTGCACACCTTGTCTGATACGGACGACCTGCCTGCAACCGTTTCGGCAGATACCCGGTTTGAAAAACTTTCCACCGACCGAAGTGACTGCCGTTTGTCATTCGCTGCTCCCGTAGGCTTGTTGTTGAGTTGTAATCATATTTACAATCAATATTTGTTTTTGGATAACAGCGAAGACAACCTGCAAAAGTTTGAGAAATCTGCCCGAAACATGCACTCTTTGGCTCGGTACAGCCGTGCCAACCAAATCAACAAAGAGTGGATTGAGAAGTACCTTAATGAAGCGCATTCGTTCGGGCTTTCATCTGTGAGGGCGCACTATAACATAATGGCTTGGTCGGAAGACCCGAAAGAGCTTAAACAGTTGAAAAACGATTGCGGCAGTGCGTTAGCGTTGATGGAATGTAAACCAAGGCACAATACAACGGATGTCGCCACCTTGTATTGGGCAGGAATGCCAGGCAATGCAGGTGATTTTCCGAGCGAGGAAAGTTTTTACACATTCATAGAACCTGCCTTATGTTTCTTTACCGAAGAAACCAACTACCACAATTCGCCTTCGCCATTCGGGATAAAAATGGCTGACAGGCTTACAGGAAAGCCTATCCATTTGGATATATCGGATTTGCCGATGAAACGAGGGATTATCACTAACCGAAACAAGTTCATACTTGGTCCGTCAGGTTCGGGAAAATCTTTTTTTACCAACCACATGGTTAGGCAATACTACGAGCAAGGTGCTCACGTATTGCTAGTAGATACAGGGAATTCTTATCAAGGATTGTGTGAATTGATTAAGGGAAAAACCAAGGGCGAAGACGGTGTTTACTTCACTTATACCGAAGATAACCCGATTGCCTTTAATCCATTTTACACCGATGATGGTGTGTTCGACATTGAAAAGCGTGAGAGTATCAAAACTTTGATACTCACGCTTTGGAAACGTGACGATGAACCACCTACAAGGTCAGAGGAAGTTGCCTTGTCCAATGCCGTTTCAGGTTATATCGACCGAATAAAAAGCGAGGGCTTTTTCCCATCGTTCAATGGCTTTTACGAATATGTGAAAGGAGATTACCGCAAGGTACTCGAAGAAAAACAGGTTCGTGAAAAAGACTTTGATATAGCCAATTTCCTCAATGTTTTAGAACCTTATTATAAAGGTGGCGAGTATGACTATCTGCTGAACTCGGACAAGCAGTTAGACCTTTTATCCAAACGCTTTATCGTGTTTGAAATTGATGCGATTAAAGACCACAAAATCCTCTTTCCAATAGTTACCATTATCATTATGGAGGTATTCATCAACAAGATGCGAAGACTGAAAGGTATTCGCAAACTGATACTGATTGAGGAGGCTTGGAAAGCAATCGCAAAGGAAGGAATGGCGGAATACATAAAGTATCTCTTTAAAACGGTTAGAAAGTTTTTTGGCGAAGCCATAGTCGTAACACAGGAGGTAGATGATATTATCCAATCTCCGATTGTGAAAGAGAGTATCATCAACAATTCCGATTGCAAAATCCTGCTCGACCAGCGTAAGTATATGAACAAATTTGATGATATACAGGCAATGCTGGGGCTTACTGAGAAAGAAAAAGCACAGGTTCTCTCCATCAATATGAACAACGATGCCAGTCGCTTGTACAAGGAAGTTTGGATTGGATTGGGCGGAACACACTCGGCAGTGTACGCAACGGAAGTAAGCCTTGAAGAATATTTGGTGCGCCCATAA
- a CDS encoding DUF4141 domain-containing protein, whose translation MKKIFLMMLTAIMFVVAPSAKAQFVVTDPANLASGILNSANEIVQTSSTVSNVVKNFKEVEKVYKQGKEYYDKLQAINNLVKDARKVQQTVLLVGDVSEMYVTNFGKMMNDPNFKPNELVAIGNGYSALLNESTELLKELKQIISASSLSLNDKERMDIIDRVYKEVKEYHSLVRYYTNKNISVSYLRAKKKNDAKRVLDLYGTSNQKYW comes from the coding sequence ATGAAAAAAATATTTTTAATGATGCTCACGGCAATCATGTTTGTCGTAGCACCGTCAGCAAAAGCTCAATTTGTCGTGACTGACCCCGCAAATTTAGCATCAGGTATCCTCAACAGTGCGAACGAAATTGTACAGACTTCCTCTACGGTAAGCAATGTCGTAAAGAACTTCAAAGAGGTTGAAAAAGTGTACAAACAAGGCAAGGAATACTACGATAAACTGCAAGCTATCAACAACCTTGTAAAAGATGCACGTAAGGTGCAACAAACAGTTTTACTGGTGGGCGATGTGTCCGAAATGTATGTGACCAATTTCGGTAAGATGATGAACGATCCGAATTTCAAACCAAATGAATTAGTAGCCATTGGTAACGGGTATTCAGCACTGCTGAACGAAAGTACTGAACTGCTAAAGGAATTGAAACAGATCATCAGTGCATCAAGTCTTTCACTGAATGACAAAGAGCGTATGGATATTATTGATCGTGTGTACAAAGAAGTAAAAGAATACCACAGCCTTGTACGCTATTACACCAATAAGAACATATCAGTAAGTTACCTGAGAGCAAAAAAGAAAAATGATGCTAAAAGAGTGCTTGATCTGTACGGAACTTCTAACCAAAAATACTGGTAA
- a CDS encoding reverse transcriptase/maturase family protein: MRNPEKVLNSLIRHSGSTDYKFERLYKVLFNEEMYFIAYQKIYSKVGNMTAGVDGKTIDGMSISRIERLIASLRNETYQPNPSKRTYIPKKNGKKRPLGIPSFDDKLVQEVIRMILEAIYEGSFEHTSHGFRPNRSCHTALLSVQQSFTAVRWFIEGDIKGFFDNINHEILIGILKERIADDRFIRLIRKFLNAGYIEDWVYHKTYSGTPQGGIVSPILANIYLDKLDKYVKDYIKDFDKGKRTTATRQYRLHEQRRYRLAKKLKCETDETVREQMIKYIKELRQERNKYPAYDKMDGSFRKLKYVRYADDFLIGVIGSKEDCKKIKEDIKVYLDEKLKLELSDEKTLVTNAKKPAKFLGFDVSVRNSDESKRDKHGRSVRCFGDKIVLRVTADVMKKKLLRYNAMKLVNEKGTEVWKPRSRYYMKDLDDLEIISQYNAEIRGFYNYYSIANNSSFVQSLSYILEYSMYKTYALKYQTSISQEKTKRCINGVFSIPYKNRKGDIMYRRFYKEGFKRQKAARGAYVDSLPVTVTITGGRNSLVARLQNQKCELCGANEKLEMHHIRKLKDLKGKQDWEKRMSARRRKTLAVCSKFHDKIHAGKLD, from the coding sequence ATGAGAAATCCAGAAAAAGTATTGAACAGTCTAATAAGGCACAGCGGAAGCACGGACTATAAGTTCGAAAGGCTGTACAAGGTTCTGTTCAATGAAGAGATGTACTTTATCGCCTATCAGAAAATCTACAGTAAAGTAGGCAATATGACGGCAGGAGTTGATGGAAAGACCATCGACGGAATGAGTATATCCCGCATTGAAAGGTTGATTGCATCGTTGCGAAACGAGACCTATCAGCCAAACCCATCCAAGAGGACATACATTCCGAAAAAGAACGGGAAGAAACGTCCGCTTGGTATACCATCTTTTGATGACAAATTAGTGCAGGAGGTTATCAGAATGATATTGGAAGCAATTTATGAGGGTAGCTTTGAGCATACTTCACATGGGTTCCGACCCAATAGAAGCTGTCACACAGCCCTATTAAGCGTCCAACAGTCATTCACTGCTGTACGGTGGTTCATCGAGGGCGATATAAAAGGCTTCTTCGACAATATCAATCACGAAATATTGATTGGTATCCTAAAGGAGCGTATCGCTGACGACAGGTTCATTCGGTTGATACGAAAGTTCCTCAATGCAGGGTATATTGAAGATTGGGTGTACCACAAAACATACAGTGGCACACCGCAAGGTGGGATTGTAAGCCCCATCCTTGCCAACATTTATCTTGATAAACTCGATAAATATGTCAAGGATTATATCAAGGACTTCGATAAGGGTAAAAGAACTACGGCTACACGCCAGTACAGGCTACACGAACAGAGACGATACCGCTTGGCCAAGAAACTCAAATGTGAGACAGACGAAACTGTCAGAGAGCAGATGATTAAGTACATCAAAGAGTTGAGACAGGAAAGAAACAAATATCCAGCCTATGACAAGATGGATGGCAGTTTCAGAAAGTTAAAATACGTTAGGTATGCGGACGATTTTCTTATCGGGGTCATAGGTAGCAAAGAAGACTGCAAAAAGATAAAGGAAGACATCAAGGTTTACCTTGATGAAAAACTGAAACTTGAACTGTCTGATGAAAAAACCTTGGTGACTAATGCTAAGAAACCAGCCAAATTCTTAGGCTTTGATGTCTCCGTGCGAAACTCCGATGAATCCAAGAGAGATAAGCACGGTAGATCCGTAAGATGTTTCGGAGATAAGATTGTACTCCGTGTCACAGCAGACGTGATGAAGAAAAAGCTACTGAGATATAATGCCATGAAACTGGTAAATGAAAAAGGCACAGAAGTTTGGAAACCACGCTCACGCTATTACATGAAAGACTTGGATGACTTAGAAATCATCAGTCAGTACAACGCTGAAATACGGGGCTTTTACAATTATTACTCAATTGCCAACAACAGCTCGTTTGTCCAGTCATTATCTTACATCTTGGAGTACAGTATGTACAAAACGTATGCACTTAAATACCAAACTTCAATCAGTCAGGAAAAGACTAAAAGATGTATCAACGGAGTGTTTTCCATTCCCTACAAAAACAGGAAAGGAGATATAATGTACAGACGCTTTTACAAAGAGGGTTTCAAACGCCAAAAAGCTGCCCGTGGTGCTTACGTGGATAGTTTACCTGTCACAGTTACCATTACAGGAGGAAGAAACAGCCTTGTAGCAAGGTTGCAAAACCAGAAATGCGAATTATGCGGTGCCAACGAGAAATTGGAAATGCACCATATACGCAAATTGAAAGACCTGAAAGGTAAGCAAGACTGGGAAAAACGAATGAGTGCAAGGAGAAGAAAAACCTTGGCAGTATGCTCAAAATTCCACGATAAGATACACGCAGGCAAGTTAGACTGA